In one Candidatus Methylacidiphilales bacterium genomic region, the following are encoded:
- a CDS encoding tetratricopeptide repeat protein has product MKKQNLTRSKIPPPPHNSAPWTSFAIKVISHPYFLITAAICILYFQLKDFKFLSWDDHATVQYNHRLHPPTFQTLTYYWTPVIPKEFKQFEDIYIPLTYTVWAALALISDSLFPDTAYTVIHPSVYHLANVAVHILTTTVIYLILTKLIRKISSTNSTPLQASRLALFGALLYAVHPLQVEPVCWVSGMKDMLCAFFGYLAVWGWLSYLEAPQRSSTARWAYGLGLLAFFFACTSKPQAINVPILLVILSIGIYRIPLRTLGFLMIPWFILTLATAVLAKILQPDKVIATLTPLWTRPLVALDALSFYLIKVVFPVNLCFDYSRTPEYILKTGQLYYSWLPSALVFIAAACSRHRRLLLTLLLLFAGGFASVSGIVPFYSQNVSTVSDRYMLFPMFAVALGGALLISYLHEKFPKYTRLISSTATALLLILAVLSFYQISTWRDDRTFYTQSAKINPRSYRALNNLALYYHEKGLSVEAEKLLLKCRDIKDTDPLTYSNLAMVQYSQKRYTEARANALKAIEIKPNLVYALNHMGLIETALGNHEQALQWHLKAHQESPHAFPFAFNLANAALRAHREDIAIQAFEKALAIVPDHTQCLNDLGALLIKQNRLTEALPYIEKAIYLDMTSNPGFIQNWFTLQQRLKNPITPSHPVVRLKQADTAALKEKDPSQALKILNSLIVEHPDIISAYHRIAGILRSIGRIHESDQISQQALKRARLLGYRSIVYTLESYLISRGYPIKRTVIQED; this is encoded by the coding sequence ATGAAAAAGCAAAACCTCACTCGTTCCAAGATACCTCCCCCTCCCCATAATTCCGCCCCCTGGACATCATTCGCAATAAAAGTCATAAGCCACCCCTACTTTCTTATCACGGCGGCAATTTGCATACTCTACTTCCAACTCAAAGACTTTAAGTTTCTATCCTGGGACGATCACGCGACCGTTCAATACAACCACCGATTGCATCCCCCGACATTCCAAACCCTCACCTATTATTGGACACCAGTAATTCCTAAGGAATTCAAACAGTTTGAAGATATCTACATCCCCCTAACTTACACTGTCTGGGCAGCCCTAGCTTTAATCTCAGACAGCCTCTTCCCCGACACAGCCTATACCGTCATCCATCCCTCCGTCTATCACCTTGCCAACGTGGCAGTGCACATCCTAACCACTACAGTTATCTACCTGATCCTTACTAAGTTGATCAGAAAAATTTCATCCACAAACTCAACGCCGCTACAAGCCAGCCGTCTAGCACTATTCGGTGCCCTTCTCTACGCTGTGCACCCGCTTCAAGTCGAACCCGTGTGTTGGGTCTCAGGCATGAAAGACATGCTTTGCGCATTTTTTGGATATCTTGCCGTGTGGGGGTGGTTGTCGTATTTGGAGGCACCTCAGCGATCGTCAACCGCTCGTTGGGCTTATGGGCTTGGGCTGCTGGCTTTTTTCTTTGCCTGCACCTCGAAACCCCAAGCCATAAACGTTCCGATCCTCCTCGTCATTCTTTCGATAGGGATTTATCGCATCCCACTTCGAACCCTTGGATTTTTGATGATCCCTTGGTTCATCCTCACCTTAGCTACTGCAGTCTTAGCCAAGATTCTGCAACCAGACAAAGTCATTGCCACTCTCACCCCGCTTTGGACGCGGCCCTTAGTAGCCCTAGACGCTCTCAGCTTTTATCTAATCAAAGTCGTGTTCCCTGTAAACCTTTGCTTCGACTACAGCCGCACACCTGAATATATCTTGAAGACAGGTCAACTCTACTACTCCTGGCTTCCCTCTGCCCTTGTCTTCATCGCCGCGGCTTGCTCGCGTCATCGGCGCCTTTTGTTAACTCTACTTTTGCTCTTTGCAGGCGGGTTCGCGTCGGTATCAGGCATAGTCCCGTTTTACTCTCAAAACGTCTCGACCGTCTCAGACCGCTACATGCTCTTTCCTATGTTTGCTGTTGCGTTAGGAGGAGCCTTACTAATTAGTTACCTTCATGAGAAGTTTCCGAAATACACGCGATTAATTTCATCCACAGCAACCGCGCTGCTCCTCATCCTAGCTGTATTATCCTTTTATCAAATATCAACATGGCGTGACGACCGCACTTTCTACACCCAATCCGCAAAGATAAATCCTCGCAGCTACAGAGCCCTAAATAACCTCGCCCTTTACTATCACGAAAAAGGCCTCTCTGTTGAGGCCGAGAAACTTCTCTTAAAATGCCGAGACATCAAGGATACCGACCCGCTCACTTACTCCAATCTCGCCATGGTTCAATACAGCCAAAAACGCTACACCGAAGCCCGCGCCAACGCCCTGAAAGCAATCGAAATCAAACCCAACCTCGTCTACGCCCTCAATCACATGGGACTTATCGAAACTGCCCTGGGCAATCACGAGCAAGCCCTACAATGGCATCTCAAAGCTCACCAAGAATCCCCACACGCTTTCCCCTTTGCCTTCAACCTCGCCAACGCCGCCCTCCGTGCTCATCGCGAGGATATCGCCATCCAAGCTTTCGAAAAAGCCTTAGCCATAGTTCCAGACCATACTCAATGTCTAAATGACCTCGGCGCATTACTTATTAAACAAAACCGCCTCACTGAAGCTCTCCCTTACATCGAAAAAGCGATCTACCTCGACATGACCTCCAATCCCGGTTTTATCCAAAATTGGTTCACACTCCAGCAACGCCTCAAAAATCCCATCACTCCAAGCCACCCCGTCGTGCGCCTCAAACAAGCAGACACCGCTGCTCTAAAAGAAAAAGATCCGTCTCAAGCGCTTAAAATCTTAAATTCGCTGATCGTCGAGCACCCCGATATCATCTCAGCCTATCACCGCATCGCCGGCATTTTGCGCTCCATCGGTCGCATCCATGAATCTGACCAAATCAGCCAACAAGCTCTTAAGCGCGCACGCCTCTTGGGCTACCGCAGTATCGTCTACACACTTGAGTCTTACCTAATCTCCCGCGGTTACCCAATCAAAAGGACAGTCATACAAGAAGATTAG